A genome region from Sardina pilchardus chromosome 22, fSarPil1.1, whole genome shotgun sequence includes the following:
- the LOC134069942 gene encoding H-2 class II histocompatibility antigen, A-U alpha chain-like, with protein MSFHFCSKMKNYVLLSVVFQFSAMAQIHEFVFYNVCFETEGTSGVIFDGEEVMFINDKEPVYTFPSFINTSALVLPPYTDNGNRSQCRSKIVTLIDEEVNITETEDPPESTVYTRDCVEFGVKNTLICFVNHFHPPVITVRWTKNNVEITEGVNQSRYYGHADGKFHVFSTLNFMPEESDIYGCTVEHQALEKPNTKIWVVPVQEWDVGPSVLCGVGIGLGLLGMISGTFLLKKGLNQACDHLSNSE; from the exons ATGAGTTTCCATTTCTGCTCAAAAATGAAGAATTATGTGCTACTCTCTGTTGTCTTTCAGTTTTCTGCTATGGCACAAA TTCATGAGTTTGTTTTTTACAACGTGTGTTTCGAGACCGAGGGGACGTCTGGGGTTATATTCGATGGCGAGGAAGTGATGTTCATAAATGACAAGGAGCCAGTCTACACATTCCCTTCATTTATAAACACAAGTGCACTGGTGCTTCCTCCCTACACTGACAATGGCAACAGGTCACAATGCCGTAGCAAAATAGTAACCCTCATTGATGAAGAAGTAAACATTACAGAAACCGAGG ATCCACCTGAGAGCACCGTCTACACCAGAGACTGCGTGGAGTTTGGAGTGAAGAACACCCTCATCTGCTTTGTGAATCATTTCCACCCTCCCGTCATCACCGTACGGTGGACTAAGAACAACGTGGAGATCACCGAGGGGGTGAACCAGAGTCGGTACTATGGGCATGCAGATGGGAAGTTCCACGTGTTCTCCACCCTGAACTTCATGCCTGAGGAGAGTGACATCTACGGCTGCACTGTGGAACATCAGGCCCTAGAGAAACCAAACACAAAGATATGGG TCGTTCCTGTGCAGGAATGGGATGTAGGTCCCTCGGTCCTCTGTGGAGTTGGGATTGGACTTGGACTGCTTGGGAtgatttctggaacattccTTCTCAAAAAAGGACTGAATCAAGCATGTGACCATTTGTCCAACAGTGAATGA
- the LOC134069931 gene encoding rano class II histocompatibility antigen, A beta chain-like, giving the protein MMLSLSLVSAVLVLVPVFALQPKEAGHYFHMEYICRFSRNNLNQVETFQQCLYDKVLVMLYNRPTITYTGYTQWTSDLANQWNRDTLKMQEITQKVDGICGHALALTKQLKLQRKQPYIKLQQVTPPNGRHSAMLQCSVYGFYPKQINVTWRRNGQKMTTGVISTQVMSDGHWNYQAHSQMVLSRGSEEKVSCVVEHASFTDPVEHHWDPSMSTSDQIQVAFGATFLVLGVIILIAGAIYFITKRMGPGYCSCACACNTLPLSDTKHVIQDEPS; this is encoded by the exons ATGATGTTGAGCTTGAGTCTCGTGTCAgcagtgctggtgctggtgcctGTGTTTGCCCTACAACCAAAAGAAG CTGGGCATTACTTCCACATGGAGTACATATGCCGATTCAGCAGAAACAATTTGAATCAGGTTGAAACTTTCCAACAGTGTCTTTATGATAAAGTGTTGGTCATGCTATACAACCGACCCACCATCACATACACCGGCTACACACAATGGACCTCTGACCTTGCAAATCAGTGGAACAGGGATACATTAAAGATGCAGGAAATTACTCAGAAAGTGGATGGAATATGTGGACATGCACTAGCCTTAACCAAACAACTCAAGCTTCAGAGAA AGCAGCCCTATATAAAGCTCCAGCAGGTCACCCCCCCTAACGGTAGACATTCAGCAAtgctgcagtgcagtgtgtatggTTTCTACCCCAAACAAATCAACGTGACCTGGAGGAGGAACGGGCAGAAGATGACCACAGGCGTAATTTCCACTCAGGTGATGTCGGATGGCCATTGGAACTACCAGGCCCACTCGCAAATGGTGCTGTCCCGTGGCTCTGAAGAGAAGGTCTCCTGTGTGGTGGAACATGCCAGCTTCACTGATCCAGTGGAGCATCACTGGG ATCCCTCCATGTCGACCTCAGACCAGATTCAAGTTGCTTTTGGGGCCACTTTTTTAGTACTTGGAGTCATTATTTTAATTGCTGGTGCGATCTACTTCATTACAAAAAGAATGGG acctGGATACTGCTCCTGTGCCTGCGCTTGCAATACATTGCCATTGTCTGATACTAAACATGTAATCCAGGATGAACCAAGTTAA